A genomic window from Haladaptatus caseinilyticus includes:
- the icd gene encoding isocitrate dehydrogenase (NADP(+)), with the protein MSYEYDKVEVPEDGATITVDEDTGKLEVPDNPIIPIIHGDGIGTDVGPAAQKVLDAAAKATGREINWMRVYAGASARETYDENLPDDTVEAIKEFNVAIKGPLTTPVGAGFRSLNVALRKTLDLYANVRPTYHLDGVPSPVKNPEAMDMVTFRENTEDVYAGIEWEAGTDEVEEVKAFVEDEMGADGVIHDGPVGIGIKPITEFGTKRLVREAIEYALENDRDSVTLVHKGNIMKFTEGAFRDWGYELAEEEFGDITITEDELWEKYDGEQPDDKLVVKDRIADNMLQQLLTRTADYDVIATMNLNGDYMSDAAGAQIGGLGIAPGANFGEHRCLAEPVHGSAPKYAGEDKVNPTAMILSGRLMLEYMGWKDAGQLVRDAVEETISSGKVTYDLERQIEGGEKLATSEYADAIVENIEKLA; encoded by the coding sequence ATGAGCTACGAGTACGACAAGGTGGAAGTGCCCGAGGATGGGGCCACGATTACGGTCGACGAGGACACTGGTAAACTGGAAGTTCCCGACAACCCGATCATCCCGATCATTCACGGAGATGGAATCGGAACGGACGTCGGCCCTGCAGCACAGAAAGTGCTCGACGCTGCGGCGAAAGCGACGGGACGCGAAATCAACTGGATGCGCGTCTACGCTGGCGCCAGCGCCCGCGAAACGTACGACGAGAACCTGCCGGACGACACCGTCGAGGCTATCAAGGAGTTCAACGTCGCCATCAAAGGACCGCTCACGACGCCTGTCGGTGCCGGATTCCGCAGTCTGAACGTGGCGCTCCGCAAAACGCTCGACCTCTACGCGAACGTTCGACCGACATACCATCTCGACGGCGTCCCGTCGCCGGTCAAAAACCCCGAGGCGATGGACATGGTCACGTTCCGTGAGAACACGGAGGACGTCTACGCCGGTATCGAATGGGAAGCAGGCACCGACGAAGTCGAGGAAGTCAAGGCGTTCGTCGAGGACGAGATGGGCGCGGATGGCGTCATCCACGACGGACCGGTTGGCATCGGTATCAAGCCGATTACGGAGTTCGGAACGAAGCGTCTCGTCCGCGAAGCGATCGAGTACGCCCTCGAGAACGACCGTGATTCGGTCACGCTCGTCCACAAGGGTAACATCATGAAGTTCACCGAGGGCGCGTTCCGCGACTGGGGCTACGAACTCGCAGAGGAGGAGTTCGGCGATATCACCATCACGGAAGACGAACTGTGGGAAAAATACGACGGCGAACAACCCGACGACAAACTCGTCGTCAAAGACCGTATCGCCGACAACATGCTCCAACAGTTGCTCACCCGAACGGCTGACTACGACGTCATCGCCACGATGAACCTGAACGGCGACTACATGTCCGACGCCGCAGGTGCACAGATCGGTGGCCTCGGCATCGCACCCGGTGCGAACTTCGGCGAGCACCGCTGTCTCGCAGAACCGGTCCACGGTTCCGCGCCGAAATACGCCGGTGAGGACAAAGTCAACCCAACCGCGATGATTCTCTCCGGCCGTCTCATGCTCGAATACATGGGCTGGAAGGACGCCGGTCAACTCGTCCGCGACGCCGTCGAGGAGACGATTTCCTCCGGCAAGGTCACCTACGACCTCGAACGCCAGATCGAAGGCGGCGAGAAACTCGCCACCAGCGAGTACGCTGACGCCATCGTCGAAAACATCGAAAAATTGGCGTAA
- a CDS encoding isoaspartyl peptidase/L-asparaginase family protein, giving the protein MKVIVHGGAGGEPDEPTSRQAVLDEAAETGGKAETVVDAVEAAVHVLESSPRFNAGVGGAVQSDGKIRTDAGIMTSDRETGAVCSMPSVEHAVSAARVVMEETPHVLVSGEHAVSLAADFGVETEINLWTEKSEKRWEEYDAPDGAPSEHLEWLHEKFGGADTVGAVASDGDEFAAATSTGGRWLALAGRVGDVPQIGSGFYAAPAGAASSTGAGEDIAKSTLTRRAVRHLESGFGAQEAADRAIEEFAELTGSSAGVIVLDRDGNTGSTFNSDAMQTAVNKS; this is encoded by the coding sequence ATGAAAGTCATCGTTCACGGCGGTGCTGGCGGCGAACCGGACGAACCGACCTCTCGACAGGCGGTGCTCGACGAAGCGGCAGAAACTGGCGGCAAAGCCGAAACCGTCGTTGACGCGGTCGAAGCAGCGGTTCACGTTCTCGAATCATCACCGAGGTTCAACGCGGGCGTCGGCGGCGCGGTTCAGAGCGACGGCAAGATTCGAACCGACGCCGGAATCATGACGAGCGACCGTGAGACGGGTGCGGTATGTTCGATGCCGAGCGTCGAACATGCCGTCAGCGCGGCCCGAGTCGTGATGGAAGAGACGCCACACGTTCTCGTCAGCGGGGAACACGCGGTTTCCCTCGCGGCGGATTTCGGCGTGGAAACCGAAATCAACCTCTGGACCGAAAAGAGCGAGAAGCGATGGGAGGAGTACGATGCCCCCGATGGCGCGCCGAGTGAACACCTCGAATGGCTCCACGAGAAGTTCGGCGGAGCGGACACGGTCGGCGCAGTCGCCTCCGACGGCGACGAGTTCGCCGCCGCAACCTCGACGGGTGGGCGCTGGCTTGCACTCGCAGGGCGGGTCGGCGACGTTCCGCAAATCGGTAGTGGCTTCTACGCGGCACCGGCCGGTGCGGCCAGTTCCACGGGTGCGGGCGAAGATATCGCAAAGTCGACGCTTACCCGGCGAGCGGTTCGTCACCTCGAATCGGGCTTCGGCGCACAGGAGGCCGCAGACCGCGCCATCGAGGAGTTCGCCGAACTCACCGGATCGAGTGCTGGTGTCATCGTCCTCGACCGGGACGGAAACACTGGAAGCACGTTCAACAGCGACGCGATGCAGACTGCGGTAAACAAGTCGTGA
- the map gene encoding type II methionyl aminopeptidase, whose translation MSDQSIDLSAEKYEKHREAGEILAQVRTETAERVEVGASHLEVAEYAEDRIRELGGKPAFPVNISINEEAAHATPSIGDESTFGEDMVNLDIGVQIDGWLADTAITVDLSGHDDLAEASEEALNAALEVVEPGVETGAIGAEIESVIDGYGYNPVVNLSGHGLAHYEQHTEPNIPNRAVSQGIELQVGDVVAIEPFATDGSGKVREGAEEEIFSLEREASVRDRSARKALDQITEEFRTLPFATRWLDSSRPDMALRRLKMKNIVHGYPVLKEEDGFLVSQKEHSVIVTEDGCEVFTK comes from the coding sequence ATGAGCGACCAGTCAATCGACCTCTCGGCGGAGAAGTACGAAAAGCATCGGGAGGCCGGTGAAATCCTCGCGCAGGTTCGCACGGAAACTGCAGAGCGCGTCGAAGTAGGTGCAAGCCATCTGGAAGTCGCGGAATACGCCGAAGATCGAATCCGTGAACTCGGCGGGAAACCGGCATTTCCGGTCAACATCAGCATCAACGAGGAAGCGGCCCACGCGACGCCGAGCATCGGCGACGAGAGCACGTTCGGTGAGGACATGGTCAACCTCGATATCGGGGTTCAGATAGACGGATGGCTCGCCGACACCGCGATCACGGTGGACCTCTCCGGACACGACGATCTCGCAGAAGCGAGCGAAGAGGCCTTGAACGCTGCGCTCGAAGTCGTCGAACCCGGCGTCGAGACGGGAGCGATCGGTGCAGAAATCGAGTCCGTTATCGACGGCTACGGCTACAATCCCGTCGTCAATCTCTCGGGCCACGGACTGGCCCACTACGAACAGCACACGGAACCGAACATCCCGAACCGCGCCGTCTCACAGGGCATCGAACTGCAAGTCGGTGATGTCGTGGCCATCGAACCGTTCGCCACCGACGGGAGTGGAAAAGTGAGGGAAGGTGCAGAGGAGGAGATCTTCTCCCTCGAGCGCGAAGCGTCAGTTCGTGACCGAAGCGCTCGAAAAGCGCTCGACCAGATCACGGAGGAGTTCCGAACGCTTCCGTTCGCAACCCGCTGGTTGGACAGTTCCCGCCCGGATATGGCACTGCGCCGCCTGAAAATGAAAAACATCGTCCACGGTTATCCAGTGCTCAAAGAGGAGGACGGCTTCCTCGTCAGTCAGAAAGAACACTCGGTCATCGTCACTGAGGATGGCTGTGAAGTGTTCACGAAGTAA
- a CDS encoding DUF7835 family putative zinc beta-ribbon protein produces MATKNQGFQAMVELCDNCGRETSHEVSVQIRTESKKRENAEFSREPYRITQCQTCGEEKSQRMNNA; encoded by the coding sequence ATGGCAACGAAAAATCAGGGGTTCCAGGCAATGGTCGAACTGTGCGACAACTGTGGGCGCGAAACCTCTCACGAGGTATCTGTCCAAATTCGAACCGAAAGCAAGAAACGCGAAAATGCCGAGTTTTCGCGCGAACCGTACCGAATCACCCAATGTCAGACGTGCGGTGAAGAGAAGAGCCAGCGAATGAACAACGCCTAA
- a CDS encoding TrkH family potassium uptake protein has translation MPRHPTISGVPADLAVILRDIGALVLMQAALMAITVALALAFGEFYVALAFLIAGGITAAAGGTARRLFEDAPNPVMKHGMVIAAGGWFATAIFGAVPLFLSAHLTPVPVMNTYVPIGADYQAIRIDGAMTFSSLAYYGNPLHALFESMSGWTGSGLTMAVHEPSLPRAVQWWRSLIQWVGGVGVIVLTTAILARPGSGSYALYRAETREERIHPSIIHTVQTVWRIFLLYTIIAVVVLFGAIWWSEPQQSLFETFWQSLNHAMTALSTGGFSVTDNSIESYHSPLVEGVLLPIMALGAIAFPIHYVMLHDRDFGELFSDLQTRWLFILFVVGSFVLSVQNIISLPIASSAFTQTGWIGVQNVGLSALAGDAARDSTFQFVSALTCTGFQSSDIGAWSAGGKLIVSGAMVLGGAAGSTVGGIKIIRGYMISKGIQWEFSRVFLPASAVINTRINGRALDRNQMYEEFSEAAIVSMLWIILLITGSVLLSNVAPGASYADALFEVASAQGNVGLSTGIVGPSMSPFGEGMLVLNMWVGRLEIIPVLVFLRSTLFGLNP, from the coding sequence ATGCCGCGACACCCGACGATTTCTGGGGTTCCGGCTGATCTCGCTGTGATCCTGCGAGATATCGGCGCACTCGTGTTGATGCAGGCGGCACTGATGGCGATTACCGTCGCCCTTGCACTGGCGTTCGGGGAGTTTTACGTAGCCCTCGCGTTTCTCATTGCGGGGGGAATCACGGCGGCGGCGGGCGGTACTGCCCGAAGGCTGTTCGAAGACGCGCCGAACCCGGTGATGAAACATGGTATGGTCATCGCCGCCGGGGGCTGGTTCGCGACCGCCATTTTCGGGGCGGTTCCGCTTTTCCTCTCCGCACATCTGACTCCCGTTCCGGTAATGAACACCTATGTCCCCATCGGTGCCGATTATCAAGCGATCCGAATCGACGGCGCGATGACGTTTTCCAGTCTCGCGTACTACGGAAACCCTCTCCACGCGCTGTTCGAGAGCATGTCCGGGTGGACCGGGAGCGGTCTGACGATGGCAGTTCACGAACCGTCGCTCCCGCGCGCCGTCCAGTGGTGGCGCTCGCTCATCCAGTGGGTCGGCGGTGTGGGTGTCATCGTCCTCACGACTGCGATTCTTGCTCGTCCTGGGAGCGGTAGTTATGCTCTCTACCGGGCGGAAACGCGCGAAGAGAGGATTCATCCGAGCATCATCCACACGGTGCAGACGGTGTGGCGGATTTTCCTCCTGTACACGATCATCGCCGTCGTCGTGTTGTTCGGCGCTATTTGGTGGAGTGAACCGCAGCAGAGCCTGTTCGAAACCTTCTGGCAGTCGTTGAATCACGCGATGACGGCCCTTTCGACCGGTGGATTCAGTGTGACGGACAACTCCATCGAATCGTACCATTCGCCGCTCGTCGAAGGTGTCCTTCTTCCCATCATGGCGCTCGGTGCAATCGCGTTTCCGATCCATTACGTGATGCTCCACGACCGGGACTTCGGCGAACTGTTCTCCGACCTTCAGACTCGTTGGCTGTTCATCCTCTTCGTCGTCGGGAGTTTCGTGCTGTCGGTTCAGAACATCATTTCGCTCCCGATTGCGAGCAGCGCGTTCACCCAGACAGGGTGGATCGGCGTTCAAAACGTCGGCTTGTCCGCGCTCGCGGGGGATGCGGCACGCGATTCCACGTTTCAGTTCGTCAGCGCTCTCACCTGTACGGGGTTCCAGTCGTCGGATATCGGCGCGTGGAGCGCAGGCGGGAAACTCATCGTCAGCGGGGCGATGGTGCTCGGCGGGGCGGCGGGGAGCACGGTTGGTGGTATCAAAATCATTCGAGGGTACATGATAAGCAAGGGTATCCAGTGGGAGTTCTCACGGGTGTTCCTCCCGGCTTCCGCAGTCATCAACACCCGAATCAACGGACGTGCACTCGACCGAAATCAGATGTACGAAGAGTTCAGCGAGGCCGCCATCGTCAGTATGCTCTGGATTATCCTGCTCATAACGGGGAGTGTCCTCCTCTCGAACGTCGCCCCCGGAGCCAGTTACGCTGACGCACTCTTCGAGGTTGCGAGTGCGCAAGGCAATGTCGGCCTCTCGACTGGAATTGTCGGACCGTCAATGTCTCCCTTCGGTGAAGGAATGCTCGTCCTGAATATGTGGGTCGGTCGGCTCGAGATCATCCCAGTACTCGTTTTTCTCCGGTCTACCCTGTTCGGTCTCAATCCCTGA
- a CDS encoding potassium channel family protein, with product MYLIIVGAGDIGSQLISIATQNSNDVVVIEKDQARAERASMEFDCLVLHDDATIIDTLEEAGADRADALISTTDQDATNIMVCLLGQEMDVPSLVSVVHNPEHMNIFRQIGVNVIENPQRLIAEYLYRAVKRPSIKDYMKVGETAEVFEITVDSYAPIAGLTLSAAADDGLFDEGMLVVAIERDNDVITPRGNTTIEGDDLITVFSEVGATPDVTDIFGHYEDHD from the coding sequence ATGTATCTCATCATCGTCGGTGCGGGCGACATCGGCTCGCAACTCATCAGCATTGCGACGCAGAATAGCAACGACGTGGTGGTTATCGAGAAAGACCAGGCGCGCGCCGAACGCGCATCGATGGAATTCGACTGTCTCGTCCTCCACGACGATGCGACGATCATCGACACGCTGGAAGAGGCCGGTGCGGACCGGGCGGACGCCCTCATCAGCACGACAGACCAGGACGCGACGAACATCATGGTCTGCCTGTTGGGACAAGAGATGGACGTACCATCCCTGGTGTCCGTCGTTCACAACCCCGAACACATGAACATCTTCCGCCAAATCGGGGTAAACGTCATCGAGAACCCCCAGCGACTCATCGCGGAGTATCTGTATCGAGCCGTGAAACGCCCGTCCATCAAGGATTACATGAAGGTCGGCGAAACGGCCGAAGTGTTCGAAATCACGGTCGATTCGTACGCCCCAATCGCGGGTCTCACTCTCTCAGCGGCGGCGGACGATGGACTGTTCGACGAAGGGATGTTGGTGGTCGCCATCGAGCGTGACAATGACGTCATCACTCCTCGTGGGAACACGACGATCGAGGGCGATGACCTCATAACCGTCTTCTCCGAAGTCGGTGCAACGCCGGACGTGACCGACATTTTCGGCCACTACGAGGACCACGACTGA
- a CDS encoding HIT family protein has translation MQQVFAPWRIEWVERDDSDVEIEGCVFCELPNRGADREFLVVARNAHAVVMLNNYPYNPGHVMVIPDQHTADYRELTDKSLLGHARLKQRTFDALETALSPDGFNAGLNIGEGSGGSIDHLHTHIVPRWQGDTNFMPVLSDTKVIVEALEDTYERVHDAFAEQDGATVPDPDTAVSFE, from the coding sequence ATGCAGCAAGTGTTCGCGCCGTGGCGAATCGAATGGGTCGAGCGCGACGACAGCGACGTCGAAATCGAGGGGTGCGTGTTCTGTGAACTCCCAAATCGTGGCGCGGACCGGGAGTTTCTCGTCGTGGCACGAAACGCCCACGCCGTCGTGATGTTGAACAACTATCCCTATAATCCGGGGCACGTGATGGTCATTCCCGACCAGCACACGGCGGACTATCGCGAGCTGACGGACAAATCGTTGCTCGGGCACGCGAGGTTGAAACAGCGAACGTTCGACGCACTAGAAACCGCCCTCTCCCCGGACGGGTTCAACGCCGGGTTAAATATCGGTGAGGGAAGCGGTGGATCCATCGACCACCTCCACACGCACATCGTTCCGCGGTGGCAGGGAGATACGAACTTCATGCCCGTCCTTTCCGATACGAAGGTCATCGTGGAAGCGCTGGAGGACACCTACGAACGGGTTCACGACGCGTTTGCGGAACAAGACGGTGCGACGGTACCCGACCCGGATACCGCAGTCTCGTTCGAGTAG